The DNA region TAAATAACATTGAGTGCAGTGATTTAGGAATACTAACAATGGCTCTGCGTTGGGGAATCGCCGGTTCGGGTAAAATCTGCAGTGATTTTGTGACTGCCGTCAAAGTGCTGCCTGTCGCTAATCACCAAGTGGTTGCGGTGGCAGCCAGATCGCAATCAAGTGCGGATAACTTTGCCAAAATATTCAACATCCCGAAAGCCTATGAGGGTTATCAAAAACTCGCCACCGACAGCAACGTAGAAGTTGTGTATATTGGAGTGCTCAATCCCCAACATTATGAGGTAGCCAAGTTGATGTTGAAGAACGGCAAGCATGTGTTATGCGAGAAACCATTTACAATGAACGAGAAACAAACGACGGAACTTTTGGAATTGGCGAAGCAGAAGAGATTGTTTTTGATGGAAGCGGTTTGGTCTAGATGTTTCCCAGTTTACAAGGAACTCGAACGCATTATTAAAAGTGGTGAATTGGGCGAAATCATGCACGCCTCAGTGGAGTTCGGTTTTCCTTTGCAAGGTATCGAACGCCTTACACAAAAAGAAATGGGAGGCGGCGCTATTCTAGATCTGGGCGTCTACATTCTACAATTCCAACAGTATGTCTTCAGAGGTTTAGAACCTACCAAAGTCCTTGCATCTGGACATTTAAACCAGTATGGCACTGATGTAGCGGTGTCGGCTATACTGACATACCCCGAAGGGAAGACAGCAACAGTAACAGCGAATGCTGGAGTTGAAATGCCATGTGAAGCAGTTGTGGTCGGAACAAAAGGAACAGTGAAAATTCCCAAGTTCTGGTGTCCCacgcaacttattaaaaatggaaagGTGCAGGAATATCCTCTTATTGACAACAAAGGTGAGACTGATGCTTaagctaatattttttatctaattttttttctacagGAACTTTCAACTTCTTTAACAGCGCTGGATTGGCATATGAAGCTGACGAGGTTAGGGACTGCATTAAAGATGGAAAATTGGAAAGTGAACGCATAACTCATAGTGAAACATTACAACTTTCGAAACTTATGGATAATCTTAGGAGTCAGCTTGGAGTTGTTTTCGACAGTGACAAATAAGATTTacgcaaattataatttattaaacggttttaaataatcagagactttattttattggccaaacataaaacaataaaaataattatgaatatttgtatttataaattcctgCTATcgcaaaattatttcattttgaaatatgtagATAATGTGTtatcttttatgtaatatttgtatattcaaataaattgataaggAGTAGCAAAC from Aethina tumida isolate Nest 87 chromosome 1, icAetTumi1.1, whole genome shotgun sequence includes:
- the LOC109599317 gene encoding trans-1,2-dihydrobenzene-1,2-diol dehydrogenase: MALRWGIAGSGKICSDFVTAVKVLPVANHQVVAVAARSQSSADNFAKIFNIPKAYEGYQKLATDSNVEVVYIGVLNPQHYEVAKLMLKNGKHVLCEKPFTMNEKQTTELLELAKQKRLFLMEAVWSRCFPVYKELERIIKSGELGEIMHASVEFGFPLQGIERLTQKEMGGGAILDLGVYILQFQQYVFRGLEPTKVLASGHLNQYGTDVAVSAILTYPEGKTATVTANAGVEMPCEAVVVGTKGTVKIPKFWCPTQLIKNGKVQEYPLIDNKGTFNFFNSAGLAYEADEVRDCIKDGKLESERITHSETLQLSKLMDNLRSQLGVVFDSDK